One Leifsonia shinshuensis DNA window includes the following coding sequences:
- a CDS encoding spermidine synthase, whose translation MPQNPPLPSVVLSESGYLATIEPDRFVPGAYQLVVDGTPQSHVDLDDPSRLFFEYIQRMGNVIDLIGEPGQPITAVHLGAGALTLPRYVAHTRPGSRQQVVELESRLVDLVRENLPLPRYAQIRIRHGDAREVVGKLPAGLRGEVDLLVIDIFSGSRTPAHVTSVEFYRSAVSLLKPDGIVLVNVADGPPLTFARSQVSTLGAVVENVAALAETQVLKGRRFGNVVLVGSNSPLPLEWLPRLLASGPHPAKAVAGEELRQFAANAPIVTDTTSVPSPPPARSIFQSGTRRE comes from the coding sequence GTGCCACAGAACCCGCCGCTCCCGTCGGTCGTCCTTTCCGAGAGCGGCTACCTCGCCACCATCGAGCCGGACCGGTTCGTGCCGGGCGCCTACCAGCTCGTGGTGGACGGGACGCCGCAGTCGCACGTCGACCTGGACGACCCCAGCCGGCTGTTCTTCGAGTACATCCAGCGGATGGGCAACGTCATCGACCTGATCGGCGAGCCGGGGCAGCCGATCACGGCCGTGCACCTCGGCGCCGGAGCGCTGACCCTGCCCCGCTACGTCGCGCACACCCGGCCGGGGTCACGGCAGCAGGTGGTGGAGCTGGAGAGCAGGCTCGTGGACCTGGTGCGCGAGAACCTGCCGCTCCCCCGCTACGCGCAGATCCGCATCCGGCACGGCGACGCCCGCGAGGTCGTCGGCAAGCTGCCGGCCGGGCTGCGCGGGGAGGTCGACCTGCTGGTCATCGACATCTTCAGCGGGTCGCGGACCCCGGCGCATGTGACGAGCGTGGAGTTCTACCGCTCGGCGGTGTCGCTGCTCAAGCCGGACGGCATCGTGCTCGTGAACGTCGCCGACGGGCCGCCGCTGACGTTCGCGCGCAGCCAGGTGTCGACGCTCGGCGCGGTGGTGGAGAACGTCGCGGCGCTGGCGGAGACGCAGGTGCTGAAGGGACGCCGGTTCGGCAACGTGGTGCTGGTCGGGTCGAACTCGCCGCTGCCGCTGGAGTGGCTGCCGCGGCTGCTCGCGAGCGGTCCGCACCCCGCGAAGGCCGTCGCCGGCGAGGAGCTGCGCCAGTTCGCCGCGAACGCCCCCATCGTGACGGACACGACGAGCGTGCCGTCTCCCCCACCCGCGCGCAGCATCTTCCAGAGCGGCACCCGCCGGGAGTGA
- a CDS encoding sensor histidine kinase: MDFWSRPGLLALVLNILGAGAVGWSLVRAHSADRPEWVLAVALFAVATWLVRAVFTFAGWRRTALVLCLLSAVTGAFVAPATDGIAIVPAAVAVLVIVGDPRWPLALGGAVAALSAALVAVGALPFGSPVAAVLGEMAGIVLAAFAGLSRRQFRLTEQQGALLRERELAMREEAARVAIARDLHDVLAHSLGGLVIQLDAVDALLEAGDAASARERVVAARGLAADGLAEARRAVAALRDPDRAAATVTAADFRATLDDLVAAHRTLGGVATLRESGAPRPLGSAQATALQRALQESLSNARKHAPGAPVDAVLDWQDERVLLTVSSPLTPAARSTRADELATSGGGHGLEGMRERFSALPLGGSVAATVDGGRFTVTAEARLA; this comes from the coding sequence GTGGACTTCTGGAGCAGACCGGGCCTGCTGGCGCTCGTACTGAACATCCTCGGTGCGGGAGCGGTCGGCTGGTCGCTGGTGCGCGCCCACTCCGCGGATCGCCCGGAGTGGGTGCTCGCCGTCGCGCTGTTCGCGGTGGCGACCTGGCTCGTGCGGGCCGTCTTCACCTTCGCCGGCTGGCGGCGCACGGCGCTCGTGCTGTGCCTGCTCTCGGCGGTGACCGGCGCGTTCGTCGCGCCGGCGACCGACGGGATCGCGATCGTGCCGGCGGCCGTGGCGGTGCTCGTGATCGTCGGCGACCCGAGGTGGCCGCTGGCGCTCGGCGGAGCCGTCGCCGCGCTGTCGGCCGCGCTGGTCGCGGTCGGCGCCCTCCCCTTCGGCTCCCCGGTGGCGGCGGTGCTCGGCGAGATGGCCGGGATCGTGCTGGCCGCGTTCGCGGGCCTCAGCCGTCGGCAGTTCCGGCTCACCGAGCAACAGGGCGCGCTGCTGCGGGAGCGGGAGCTCGCCATGCGCGAGGAGGCGGCGCGGGTGGCGATCGCCCGCGACCTCCACGACGTGCTCGCCCACAGCCTCGGCGGCCTCGTCATCCAGCTCGACGCGGTGGACGCGCTGCTGGAGGCCGGGGACGCCGCCTCAGCCCGGGAGCGCGTGGTGGCGGCGCGCGGGCTCGCGGCGGACGGACTCGCGGAGGCGCGACGCGCGGTCGCCGCCCTGCGCGACCCGGACCGGGCCGCGGCGACGGTGACGGCTGCCGACTTCCGGGCGACGCTCGACGACCTCGTGGCCGCGCACCGCACGCTCGGCGGTGTCGCGACGCTGCGTGAGTCCGGCGCCCCGCGCCCGCTCGGCTCCGCCCAGGCGACGGCACTGCAGCGCGCCCTCCAGGAGTCGCTGAGCAACGCGCGCAAGCACGCGCCGGGCGCTCCCGTCGACGCCGTGCTCGACTGGCAGGATGAACGGGTGCTGCTCACCGTGTCCTCCCCGCTGACGCCCGCCGCGCGGTCGACCCGCGCTGACGAGCTCGCGACCTCGGGAGGCGGGCATGGGCTGGAGGGGATGCGCGAGCGGTTCTCCGCCCTCCCGCTGGGCGGCTCCGTCGCCGCGACCGTGGACGGCGGCCGGTTCACCGTGACCGCGGAGGCGAGGCTGGCATGA
- a CDS encoding response regulator transcription factor produces MSDPTAPDDDRIRVVVADDQAIIRDGLVTVLGLLPDVEVVGSAADGAEAVALAVSERPDVILMDLRMPVLDGVGATERIAREAPGSAVLVLTTFADDDSILTALRAGARGYLTKDAGRAELASAVRAVARGQATFAPEVGARIIGSLTSAAPAKAADPAGALVERFPTLTRREAEVLDLVSDGLSNGEIASALFVGGSTVKTHINAIFAKLGVASRAQAIALVRR; encoded by the coding sequence ATGAGCGACCCGACGGCGCCGGACGACGACCGCATCCGCGTCGTCGTCGCGGACGACCAGGCGATCATCCGCGACGGCCTGGTCACGGTCCTCGGCCTGCTGCCCGACGTGGAGGTCGTGGGCTCGGCCGCGGACGGCGCAGAAGCCGTGGCGCTCGCCGTCTCCGAACGTCCCGACGTGATCCTGATGGACCTCCGCATGCCCGTGCTCGACGGCGTCGGCGCCACCGAGCGGATCGCGCGCGAGGCGCCGGGTTCCGCCGTGCTCGTGCTGACGACCTTCGCCGACGACGACTCGATCCTCACCGCGCTGCGCGCCGGCGCCCGCGGCTACCTCACGAAGGACGCCGGCCGCGCCGAGCTGGCCTCCGCTGTCCGCGCCGTCGCGCGAGGCCAGGCGACGTTCGCCCCGGAGGTCGGCGCCCGCATCATCGGCTCGCTCACCTCCGCCGCGCCCGCCAAGGCCGCCGACCCCGCAGGAGCTCTGGTGGAGCGGTTCCCCACCCTCACCCGTCGGGAGGCGGAGGTGCTCGACCTCGTCTCCGACGGCCTCAGCAACGGCGAGATCGCCTCGGCCCTCTTCGTCGGCGGCTCCACGGTCAAGACCCACATCAACGCGATCTTCGCCAAGCTCGGGGTCGCCTCCCGAGCCCAGGCCATCGCACTCGTCCGCAGGTAG